The following proteins are co-located in the Brienomyrus brachyistius isolate T26 unplaced genomic scaffold, BBRACH_0.4 scaffold35, whole genome shotgun sequence genome:
- the dbn1 gene encoding drebrin isoform X3, protein MAVNLSKNRLALLTAYQDVISETCSTDWAVYTYEDDGNNLTLASSGEGGLVEVSGKFDSSLVMYGFCSLKDPAASLPRYILINWVGEDVPDARKCACASHVATIAEFFQVSPSKGVNVIINASSVDDIDPSAIGQKLTNGTTHVASPVLSRLRGKDEEQPENVGTTYQKTNAEIEMKKINREEFWEQAKREEELRKEEELKKAAEERKRFEEERMELERREQEERERRYREREQQIEEHRKKMQDEEEARERTRAQTLITEPSCDDSAQDKKESEVEEAAAIIAQRADNPREFFRQREKAMANEQDGSPVTIHRTGRLDSPFLKLQHSEPGLPPQAASHAPPHTRLQPGPPENSAEGSSDRAVEGLSPAPIPTIVTTPIQEEDTYQNDWDPEPEQRTPVQESAPAKPVQSVAPLARETPDNHSDFGVPPDAPPQQETDSLLDLWESAGPTPAMAPSQAAHLVDLMGDPVEAAPADVSAGLPQPLLDFDDLPEPPASFCQGPDGMDDPAHQVDLGGPHEMGLSYQHTLVQAGGSDSRELDDGQLLMTNGDSLLKESTQASEGYFSQSQEEEFAQSEDCSAKATPMPVFYNKPPEIDITCWDTDPVVEDDD, encoded by the exons GGCTGTGTACACGTATGAGGATGATGGCAACAACTTGACACTGGCGTCATCAGGAG AGGGCGGGCTGGTGGAGGTCTCGGGGAAATTCGACAGCTCGCTCGTCATGTACGGCTTCTGCAGCCTCAAGGATCCCGCGGCTTCGCTGCCGCGCTACATCCTCATCAACTGG GTTGGTGAAGATGTCCCGGATGCCAGGAAGTGTGCATGCGCTAGTCATGTTGCCACCATCGCGGAGTTTTTCCAGGTCAGTCCTTCCAAG GGGGTCAACGTCATCATCAACGCCAGCAGCGTGGACGACATCGACCCCTCCGCCATCGGACAAAAGCTGACCAACGGCACGACCCACGTGGCGAGCCCGGTGCTCAGTCGGCTGCGGGGGAAAGACGAGGAGCAGCCGGAGAACGTG GGTACCACCTACCAGAAGACCAATGCGGAGATCGAGATGAAGAAAATCAACAGAGAAGAATTCTGGGAGCAGGCCAAG CGTGAGGAGGAGCTGCGCAAGGAGGAGGAGTTGAAGAAGGCCGCGGAGGAGCGGAAGCGGTTCGAGGAGGAGCGCATGGAGCTGGAGCGGCGAGAGCAGGAGGAGCGTGAGAGGCGGTACCGCGAGAGGGAGCAGCAGATCGAGGAGCACAG GAAGAAGATGCAGGACGAAGAGGAGGCCAGAGAAAGGACAAGAGCCCAGACCCTTATC acagagccaaGCTGTGACGACAGTGCTCAGGACAAGAAGGAGTCAGAAGTGGAG GAGGCGGCGGCCATCATCGCCCAGAGGGCCGATAACCCACGGGAATTTTTCAGGCAGCGGGAGAAGGCCATGGCCAACGAACAGGACGGCTCCCCTGTCACCATCCACAGGACCG GCCGCTTGGACAGCCCATTCTTGAAGCTCCAGCACAGTGAGCCGGGTCTGCCCCCCCAGGCGGCGTCGCACGCCCCACCTCACACCCGGTTGCAGCCAGGTCCACCTG AAAACTCAGCAGAAGGGTCCTCAGATCGTGCCGTGGAGGGCCTCTCGCCTGCACCCATCCCCACCATCGTCACCACGCCCATCCAGGAGGAGGACACCTACCAAAACGATTGGG ACCCTGAGCCCGAGCAGCGCACCCCCGTGCAAGAGTCGGCCCCCGCCAAACCTGTTCAGAGCGTGGCCCCATTGGCCAGAGAGACACCTGACAACCACTCAGACTTCGGGGTGCCGCCTGACGCCCCGCCCCAGCAGGAGACGGACAGCCTCCTGGACCTATGGGAGTCGGCGGGCCCCACCCCTGCTATGGCACCCTCCCAGGCAGCCCACCTCGTGGACCTGATGGGGGACCCTGTGGAGGCGGCGCCGGCCGATGTCAGCGCCGGACTCCCTCAGCCGCTCCTCGACTTTGACGACCTGCCTGAGCCCCCCGCCTCCTTCTGCCAGGGCCCGGATGGGATGGATGACCCGGCTCACCAGGTGGACCTGGGGGGCCCACACGAAATGGGCCTCAGCTACCAGCACACGCTGGTGCAGGCCGGGGGCTCTGACAGCCGAGAACTGGATGATGGTCAACTGCTCATGACCAACGGGGACTCGTTGCTCAAAGAGAGCACCCAG GCGAGCGAGGGTTacttcagccaatcacaggaggAGGAGTTCGCCCAATCGGAAGACTGCTCTGCCAAAGCCACTCCGATGCCAGTGTTTTATAACAAACCGCCAG AGATTGACATAACTTGCTGGGACACAGACCCCGTGGTGGAAGATGACGACTAA
- the dbn1 gene encoding drebrin isoform X1, with translation MAVNLSKNRLALLTAYQDVISETCSTDWAVYTYEDDGNNLTLASSGEGGLVEVSGKFDSSLVMYGFCSLKDPAASLPRYILINWVGEDVPDARKCACASHVATIAEFFQVSPSKDVGREASTGVNVIINASSVDDIDPSAIGQKLTNGTTHVASPVLSRLRGKDEEQPENVGTTYQKTNAEIEMKKINREEFWEQAKREEELRKEEELKKAAEERKRFEEERMELERREQEERERRYREREQQIEEHRKKMQDEEEARERTRAQTLITEPSCDDSAQDKKESEVEEAAAIIAQRADNPREFFRQREKAMANEQDGSPVTIHRTGRLDSPFLKLQHSEPGLPPQAASHAPPHTRLQPGPPENSAEGSSDRAVEGLSPAPIPTIVTTPIQEEDTYQNDWDPEPEQRTPVQESAPAKPVQSVAPLARETPDNHSDFGVPPDAPPQQETDSLLDLWESAGPTPAMAPSQAAHLVDLMGDPVEAAPADVSAGLPQPLLDFDDLPEPPASFCQGPDGMDDPAHQVDLGGPHEMGLSYQHTLVQAGGSDSRELDDGQLLMTNGDSLLKESTQASEGYFSQSQEEEFAQSEDCSAKATPMPVFYNKPPEIDITCWDTDPVVEDDD, from the exons GGCTGTGTACACGTATGAGGATGATGGCAACAACTTGACACTGGCGTCATCAGGAG AGGGCGGGCTGGTGGAGGTCTCGGGGAAATTCGACAGCTCGCTCGTCATGTACGGCTTCTGCAGCCTCAAGGATCCCGCGGCTTCGCTGCCGCGCTACATCCTCATCAACTGG GTTGGTGAAGATGTCCCGGATGCCAGGAAGTGTGCATGCGCTAGTCATGTTGCCACCATCGCGGAGTTTTTCCAGGTCAGTCCTTCCAAG GATGTTGGCAGAGAAGCCTCCACG GGGGTCAACGTCATCATCAACGCCAGCAGCGTGGACGACATCGACCCCTCCGCCATCGGACAAAAGCTGACCAACGGCACGACCCACGTGGCGAGCCCGGTGCTCAGTCGGCTGCGGGGGAAAGACGAGGAGCAGCCGGAGAACGTG GGTACCACCTACCAGAAGACCAATGCGGAGATCGAGATGAAGAAAATCAACAGAGAAGAATTCTGGGAGCAGGCCAAG CGTGAGGAGGAGCTGCGCAAGGAGGAGGAGTTGAAGAAGGCCGCGGAGGAGCGGAAGCGGTTCGAGGAGGAGCGCATGGAGCTGGAGCGGCGAGAGCAGGAGGAGCGTGAGAGGCGGTACCGCGAGAGGGAGCAGCAGATCGAGGAGCACAG GAAGAAGATGCAGGACGAAGAGGAGGCCAGAGAAAGGACAAGAGCCCAGACCCTTATC acagagccaaGCTGTGACGACAGTGCTCAGGACAAGAAGGAGTCAGAAGTGGAG GAGGCGGCGGCCATCATCGCCCAGAGGGCCGATAACCCACGGGAATTTTTCAGGCAGCGGGAGAAGGCCATGGCCAACGAACAGGACGGCTCCCCTGTCACCATCCACAGGACCG GCCGCTTGGACAGCCCATTCTTGAAGCTCCAGCACAGTGAGCCGGGTCTGCCCCCCCAGGCGGCGTCGCACGCCCCACCTCACACCCGGTTGCAGCCAGGTCCACCTG AAAACTCAGCAGAAGGGTCCTCAGATCGTGCCGTGGAGGGCCTCTCGCCTGCACCCATCCCCACCATCGTCACCACGCCCATCCAGGAGGAGGACACCTACCAAAACGATTGGG ACCCTGAGCCCGAGCAGCGCACCCCCGTGCAAGAGTCGGCCCCCGCCAAACCTGTTCAGAGCGTGGCCCCATTGGCCAGAGAGACACCTGACAACCACTCAGACTTCGGGGTGCCGCCTGACGCCCCGCCCCAGCAGGAGACGGACAGCCTCCTGGACCTATGGGAGTCGGCGGGCCCCACCCCTGCTATGGCACCCTCCCAGGCAGCCCACCTCGTGGACCTGATGGGGGACCCTGTGGAGGCGGCGCCGGCCGATGTCAGCGCCGGACTCCCTCAGCCGCTCCTCGACTTTGACGACCTGCCTGAGCCCCCCGCCTCCTTCTGCCAGGGCCCGGATGGGATGGATGACCCGGCTCACCAGGTGGACCTGGGGGGCCCACACGAAATGGGCCTCAGCTACCAGCACACGCTGGTGCAGGCCGGGGGCTCTGACAGCCGAGAACTGGATGATGGTCAACTGCTCATGACCAACGGGGACTCGTTGCTCAAAGAGAGCACCCAG GCGAGCGAGGGTTacttcagccaatcacaggaggAGGAGTTCGCCCAATCGGAAGACTGCTCTGCCAAAGCCACTCCGATGCCAGTGTTTTATAACAAACCGCCAG AGATTGACATAACTTGCTGGGACACAGACCCCGTGGTGGAAGATGACGACTAA
- the dbn1 gene encoding drebrin isoform X2: MAVNLSKNRLALLTAYQDVISETCSTDWAVYTYEDDGNNLTLASSGEGGLVEVSGKFDSSLVMYGFCSLKDPAASLPRYILINWVGEDVPDARKCACASHVATIAEFFQDVGREASTGVNVIINASSVDDIDPSAIGQKLTNGTTHVASPVLSRLRGKDEEQPENVGTTYQKTNAEIEMKKINREEFWEQAKREEELRKEEELKKAAEERKRFEEERMELERREQEERERRYREREQQIEEHRKKMQDEEEARERTRAQTLITEPSCDDSAQDKKESEVEEAAAIIAQRADNPREFFRQREKAMANEQDGSPVTIHRTGRLDSPFLKLQHSEPGLPPQAASHAPPHTRLQPGPPENSAEGSSDRAVEGLSPAPIPTIVTTPIQEEDTYQNDWDPEPEQRTPVQESAPAKPVQSVAPLARETPDNHSDFGVPPDAPPQQETDSLLDLWESAGPTPAMAPSQAAHLVDLMGDPVEAAPADVSAGLPQPLLDFDDLPEPPASFCQGPDGMDDPAHQVDLGGPHEMGLSYQHTLVQAGGSDSRELDDGQLLMTNGDSLLKESTQASEGYFSQSQEEEFAQSEDCSAKATPMPVFYNKPPEIDITCWDTDPVVEDDD; encoded by the exons GGCTGTGTACACGTATGAGGATGATGGCAACAACTTGACACTGGCGTCATCAGGAG AGGGCGGGCTGGTGGAGGTCTCGGGGAAATTCGACAGCTCGCTCGTCATGTACGGCTTCTGCAGCCTCAAGGATCCCGCGGCTTCGCTGCCGCGCTACATCCTCATCAACTGG GTTGGTGAAGATGTCCCGGATGCCAGGAAGTGTGCATGCGCTAGTCATGTTGCCACCATCGCGGAGTTTTTCCAG GATGTTGGCAGAGAAGCCTCCACG GGGGTCAACGTCATCATCAACGCCAGCAGCGTGGACGACATCGACCCCTCCGCCATCGGACAAAAGCTGACCAACGGCACGACCCACGTGGCGAGCCCGGTGCTCAGTCGGCTGCGGGGGAAAGACGAGGAGCAGCCGGAGAACGTG GGTACCACCTACCAGAAGACCAATGCGGAGATCGAGATGAAGAAAATCAACAGAGAAGAATTCTGGGAGCAGGCCAAG CGTGAGGAGGAGCTGCGCAAGGAGGAGGAGTTGAAGAAGGCCGCGGAGGAGCGGAAGCGGTTCGAGGAGGAGCGCATGGAGCTGGAGCGGCGAGAGCAGGAGGAGCGTGAGAGGCGGTACCGCGAGAGGGAGCAGCAGATCGAGGAGCACAG GAAGAAGATGCAGGACGAAGAGGAGGCCAGAGAAAGGACAAGAGCCCAGACCCTTATC acagagccaaGCTGTGACGACAGTGCTCAGGACAAGAAGGAGTCAGAAGTGGAG GAGGCGGCGGCCATCATCGCCCAGAGGGCCGATAACCCACGGGAATTTTTCAGGCAGCGGGAGAAGGCCATGGCCAACGAACAGGACGGCTCCCCTGTCACCATCCACAGGACCG GCCGCTTGGACAGCCCATTCTTGAAGCTCCAGCACAGTGAGCCGGGTCTGCCCCCCCAGGCGGCGTCGCACGCCCCACCTCACACCCGGTTGCAGCCAGGTCCACCTG AAAACTCAGCAGAAGGGTCCTCAGATCGTGCCGTGGAGGGCCTCTCGCCTGCACCCATCCCCACCATCGTCACCACGCCCATCCAGGAGGAGGACACCTACCAAAACGATTGGG ACCCTGAGCCCGAGCAGCGCACCCCCGTGCAAGAGTCGGCCCCCGCCAAACCTGTTCAGAGCGTGGCCCCATTGGCCAGAGAGACACCTGACAACCACTCAGACTTCGGGGTGCCGCCTGACGCCCCGCCCCAGCAGGAGACGGACAGCCTCCTGGACCTATGGGAGTCGGCGGGCCCCACCCCTGCTATGGCACCCTCCCAGGCAGCCCACCTCGTGGACCTGATGGGGGACCCTGTGGAGGCGGCGCCGGCCGATGTCAGCGCCGGACTCCCTCAGCCGCTCCTCGACTTTGACGACCTGCCTGAGCCCCCCGCCTCCTTCTGCCAGGGCCCGGATGGGATGGATGACCCGGCTCACCAGGTGGACCTGGGGGGCCCACACGAAATGGGCCTCAGCTACCAGCACACGCTGGTGCAGGCCGGGGGCTCTGACAGCCGAGAACTGGATGATGGTCAACTGCTCATGACCAACGGGGACTCGTTGCTCAAAGAGAGCACCCAG GCGAGCGAGGGTTacttcagccaatcacaggaggAGGAGTTCGCCCAATCGGAAGACTGCTCTGCCAAAGCCACTCCGATGCCAGTGTTTTATAACAAACCGCCAG AGATTGACATAACTTGCTGGGACACAGACCCCGTGGTGGAAGATGACGACTAA
- the dbn1 gene encoding drebrin isoform X5, whose amino-acid sequence MAVNLSKNRLALLTAYQDVISETCSTDWAVYTYEDDGNNLTLASSGEGGLVEVSGKFDSSLVMYGFCSLKDPAASLPRYILINWVGEDVPDARKCACASHVATIAEFFQVSPSKDVGREASTGVNVIINASSVDDIDPSAIGQKLTNGTTHVASPVLSRLRGKDEEQPENVGTTYQKTNAEIEMKKINREEFWEQAKREEELRKEEELKKAAEERKRFEEERMELERREQEERERRYREREQQIEEHRKKMQDEEEARERTRAQTLITEPSCDDSAQDKKESEVEEAAAIIAQRADNPREFFRQREKAMANEQDGSPVTIHRTENSAEGSSDRAVEGLSPAPIPTIVTTPIQEEDTYQNDWDPEPEQRTPVQESAPAKPVQSVAPLARETPDNHSDFGVPPDAPPQQETDSLLDLWESAGPTPAMAPSQAAHLVDLMGDPVEAAPADVSAGLPQPLLDFDDLPEPPASFCQGPDGMDDPAHQVDLGGPHEMGLSYQHTLVQAGGSDSRELDDGQLLMTNGDSLLKESTQASEGYFSQSQEEEFAQSEDCSAKATPMPVFYNKPPEIDITCWDTDPVVEDDD is encoded by the exons GGCTGTGTACACGTATGAGGATGATGGCAACAACTTGACACTGGCGTCATCAGGAG AGGGCGGGCTGGTGGAGGTCTCGGGGAAATTCGACAGCTCGCTCGTCATGTACGGCTTCTGCAGCCTCAAGGATCCCGCGGCTTCGCTGCCGCGCTACATCCTCATCAACTGG GTTGGTGAAGATGTCCCGGATGCCAGGAAGTGTGCATGCGCTAGTCATGTTGCCACCATCGCGGAGTTTTTCCAGGTCAGTCCTTCCAAG GATGTTGGCAGAGAAGCCTCCACG GGGGTCAACGTCATCATCAACGCCAGCAGCGTGGACGACATCGACCCCTCCGCCATCGGACAAAAGCTGACCAACGGCACGACCCACGTGGCGAGCCCGGTGCTCAGTCGGCTGCGGGGGAAAGACGAGGAGCAGCCGGAGAACGTG GGTACCACCTACCAGAAGACCAATGCGGAGATCGAGATGAAGAAAATCAACAGAGAAGAATTCTGGGAGCAGGCCAAG CGTGAGGAGGAGCTGCGCAAGGAGGAGGAGTTGAAGAAGGCCGCGGAGGAGCGGAAGCGGTTCGAGGAGGAGCGCATGGAGCTGGAGCGGCGAGAGCAGGAGGAGCGTGAGAGGCGGTACCGCGAGAGGGAGCAGCAGATCGAGGAGCACAG GAAGAAGATGCAGGACGAAGAGGAGGCCAGAGAAAGGACAAGAGCCCAGACCCTTATC acagagccaaGCTGTGACGACAGTGCTCAGGACAAGAAGGAGTCAGAAGTGGAG GAGGCGGCGGCCATCATCGCCCAGAGGGCCGATAACCCACGGGAATTTTTCAGGCAGCGGGAGAAGGCCATGGCCAACGAACAGGACGGCTCCCCTGTCACCATCCACAGGACCG AAAACTCAGCAGAAGGGTCCTCAGATCGTGCCGTGGAGGGCCTCTCGCCTGCACCCATCCCCACCATCGTCACCACGCCCATCCAGGAGGAGGACACCTACCAAAACGATTGGG ACCCTGAGCCCGAGCAGCGCACCCCCGTGCAAGAGTCGGCCCCCGCCAAACCTGTTCAGAGCGTGGCCCCATTGGCCAGAGAGACACCTGACAACCACTCAGACTTCGGGGTGCCGCCTGACGCCCCGCCCCAGCAGGAGACGGACAGCCTCCTGGACCTATGGGAGTCGGCGGGCCCCACCCCTGCTATGGCACCCTCCCAGGCAGCCCACCTCGTGGACCTGATGGGGGACCCTGTGGAGGCGGCGCCGGCCGATGTCAGCGCCGGACTCCCTCAGCCGCTCCTCGACTTTGACGACCTGCCTGAGCCCCCCGCCTCCTTCTGCCAGGGCCCGGATGGGATGGATGACCCGGCTCACCAGGTGGACCTGGGGGGCCCACACGAAATGGGCCTCAGCTACCAGCACACGCTGGTGCAGGCCGGGGGCTCTGACAGCCGAGAACTGGATGATGGTCAACTGCTCATGACCAACGGGGACTCGTTGCTCAAAGAGAGCACCCAG GCGAGCGAGGGTTacttcagccaatcacaggaggAGGAGTTCGCCCAATCGGAAGACTGCTCTGCCAAAGCCACTCCGATGCCAGTGTTTTATAACAAACCGCCAG AGATTGACATAACTTGCTGGGACACAGACCCCGTGGTGGAAGATGACGACTAA
- the dbn1 gene encoding drebrin isoform X4, producing MAVNLSKNRLALLTAYQDVISETCSTDWAVYTYEDDGNNLTLASSGEGGLVEVSGKFDSSLVMYGFCSLKDPAASLPRYILINWVGEDVPDARKCACASHVATIAEFFQGVNVIINASSVDDIDPSAIGQKLTNGTTHVASPVLSRLRGKDEEQPENVGTTYQKTNAEIEMKKINREEFWEQAKREEELRKEEELKKAAEERKRFEEERMELERREQEERERRYREREQQIEEHRKKMQDEEEARERTRAQTLITEPSCDDSAQDKKESEVEEAAAIIAQRADNPREFFRQREKAMANEQDGSPVTIHRTGRLDSPFLKLQHSEPGLPPQAASHAPPHTRLQPGPPENSAEGSSDRAVEGLSPAPIPTIVTTPIQEEDTYQNDWDPEPEQRTPVQESAPAKPVQSVAPLARETPDNHSDFGVPPDAPPQQETDSLLDLWESAGPTPAMAPSQAAHLVDLMGDPVEAAPADVSAGLPQPLLDFDDLPEPPASFCQGPDGMDDPAHQVDLGGPHEMGLSYQHTLVQAGGSDSRELDDGQLLMTNGDSLLKESTQASEGYFSQSQEEEFAQSEDCSAKATPMPVFYNKPPEIDITCWDTDPVVEDDD from the exons GGCTGTGTACACGTATGAGGATGATGGCAACAACTTGACACTGGCGTCATCAGGAG AGGGCGGGCTGGTGGAGGTCTCGGGGAAATTCGACAGCTCGCTCGTCATGTACGGCTTCTGCAGCCTCAAGGATCCCGCGGCTTCGCTGCCGCGCTACATCCTCATCAACTGG GTTGGTGAAGATGTCCCGGATGCCAGGAAGTGTGCATGCGCTAGTCATGTTGCCACCATCGCGGAGTTTTTCCAG GGGGTCAACGTCATCATCAACGCCAGCAGCGTGGACGACATCGACCCCTCCGCCATCGGACAAAAGCTGACCAACGGCACGACCCACGTGGCGAGCCCGGTGCTCAGTCGGCTGCGGGGGAAAGACGAGGAGCAGCCGGAGAACGTG GGTACCACCTACCAGAAGACCAATGCGGAGATCGAGATGAAGAAAATCAACAGAGAAGAATTCTGGGAGCAGGCCAAG CGTGAGGAGGAGCTGCGCAAGGAGGAGGAGTTGAAGAAGGCCGCGGAGGAGCGGAAGCGGTTCGAGGAGGAGCGCATGGAGCTGGAGCGGCGAGAGCAGGAGGAGCGTGAGAGGCGGTACCGCGAGAGGGAGCAGCAGATCGAGGAGCACAG GAAGAAGATGCAGGACGAAGAGGAGGCCAGAGAAAGGACAAGAGCCCAGACCCTTATC acagagccaaGCTGTGACGACAGTGCTCAGGACAAGAAGGAGTCAGAAGTGGAG GAGGCGGCGGCCATCATCGCCCAGAGGGCCGATAACCCACGGGAATTTTTCAGGCAGCGGGAGAAGGCCATGGCCAACGAACAGGACGGCTCCCCTGTCACCATCCACAGGACCG GCCGCTTGGACAGCCCATTCTTGAAGCTCCAGCACAGTGAGCCGGGTCTGCCCCCCCAGGCGGCGTCGCACGCCCCACCTCACACCCGGTTGCAGCCAGGTCCACCTG AAAACTCAGCAGAAGGGTCCTCAGATCGTGCCGTGGAGGGCCTCTCGCCTGCACCCATCCCCACCATCGTCACCACGCCCATCCAGGAGGAGGACACCTACCAAAACGATTGGG ACCCTGAGCCCGAGCAGCGCACCCCCGTGCAAGAGTCGGCCCCCGCCAAACCTGTTCAGAGCGTGGCCCCATTGGCCAGAGAGACACCTGACAACCACTCAGACTTCGGGGTGCCGCCTGACGCCCCGCCCCAGCAGGAGACGGACAGCCTCCTGGACCTATGGGAGTCGGCGGGCCCCACCCCTGCTATGGCACCCTCCCAGGCAGCCCACCTCGTGGACCTGATGGGGGACCCTGTGGAGGCGGCGCCGGCCGATGTCAGCGCCGGACTCCCTCAGCCGCTCCTCGACTTTGACGACCTGCCTGAGCCCCCCGCCTCCTTCTGCCAGGGCCCGGATGGGATGGATGACCCGGCTCACCAGGTGGACCTGGGGGGCCCACACGAAATGGGCCTCAGCTACCAGCACACGCTGGTGCAGGCCGGGGGCTCTGACAGCCGAGAACTGGATGATGGTCAACTGCTCATGACCAACGGGGACTCGTTGCTCAAAGAGAGCACCCAG GCGAGCGAGGGTTacttcagccaatcacaggaggAGGAGTTCGCCCAATCGGAAGACTGCTCTGCCAAAGCCACTCCGATGCCAGTGTTTTATAACAAACCGCCAG AGATTGACATAACTTGCTGGGACACAGACCCCGTGGTGGAAGATGACGACTAA
- the dbn1 gene encoding drebrin isoform X6 gives MYGFCSLKDPAASLPRYILINWVGEDVPDARKCACASHVATIAEFFQVSPSKDVGREASTGVNVIINASSVDDIDPSAIGQKLTNGTTHVASPVLSRLRGKDEEQPENVGTTYQKTNAEIEMKKINREEFWEQAKREEELRKEEELKKAAEERKRFEEERMELERREQEERERRYREREQQIEEHRKKMQDEEEARERTRAQTLITEPSCDDSAQDKKESEVEEAAAIIAQRADNPREFFRQREKAMANEQDGSPVTIHRTGRLDSPFLKLQHSEPGLPPQAASHAPPHTRLQPGPPENSAEGSSDRAVEGLSPAPIPTIVTTPIQEEDTYQNDWDPEPEQRTPVQESAPAKPVQSVAPLARETPDNHSDFGVPPDAPPQQETDSLLDLWESAGPTPAMAPSQAAHLVDLMGDPVEAAPADVSAGLPQPLLDFDDLPEPPASFCQGPDGMDDPAHQVDLGGPHEMGLSYQHTLVQAGGSDSRELDDGQLLMTNGDSLLKESTQASEGYFSQSQEEEFAQSEDCSAKATPMPVFYNKPPEIDITCWDTDPVVEDDD, from the exons ATGTACGGCTTCTGCAGCCTCAAGGATCCCGCGGCTTCGCTGCCGCGCTACATCCTCATCAACTGG GTTGGTGAAGATGTCCCGGATGCCAGGAAGTGTGCATGCGCTAGTCATGTTGCCACCATCGCGGAGTTTTTCCAGGTCAGTCCTTCCAAG GATGTTGGCAGAGAAGCCTCCACG GGGGTCAACGTCATCATCAACGCCAGCAGCGTGGACGACATCGACCCCTCCGCCATCGGACAAAAGCTGACCAACGGCACGACCCACGTGGCGAGCCCGGTGCTCAGTCGGCTGCGGGGGAAAGACGAGGAGCAGCCGGAGAACGTG GGTACCACCTACCAGAAGACCAATGCGGAGATCGAGATGAAGAAAATCAACAGAGAAGAATTCTGGGAGCAGGCCAAG CGTGAGGAGGAGCTGCGCAAGGAGGAGGAGTTGAAGAAGGCCGCGGAGGAGCGGAAGCGGTTCGAGGAGGAGCGCATGGAGCTGGAGCGGCGAGAGCAGGAGGAGCGTGAGAGGCGGTACCGCGAGAGGGAGCAGCAGATCGAGGAGCACAG GAAGAAGATGCAGGACGAAGAGGAGGCCAGAGAAAGGACAAGAGCCCAGACCCTTATC acagagccaaGCTGTGACGACAGTGCTCAGGACAAGAAGGAGTCAGAAGTGGAG GAGGCGGCGGCCATCATCGCCCAGAGGGCCGATAACCCACGGGAATTTTTCAGGCAGCGGGAGAAGGCCATGGCCAACGAACAGGACGGCTCCCCTGTCACCATCCACAGGACCG GCCGCTTGGACAGCCCATTCTTGAAGCTCCAGCACAGTGAGCCGGGTCTGCCCCCCCAGGCGGCGTCGCACGCCCCACCTCACACCCGGTTGCAGCCAGGTCCACCTG AAAACTCAGCAGAAGGGTCCTCAGATCGTGCCGTGGAGGGCCTCTCGCCTGCACCCATCCCCACCATCGTCACCACGCCCATCCAGGAGGAGGACACCTACCAAAACGATTGGG ACCCTGAGCCCGAGCAGCGCACCCCCGTGCAAGAGTCGGCCCCCGCCAAACCTGTTCAGAGCGTGGCCCCATTGGCCAGAGAGACACCTGACAACCACTCAGACTTCGGGGTGCCGCCTGACGCCCCGCCCCAGCAGGAGACGGACAGCCTCCTGGACCTATGGGAGTCGGCGGGCCCCACCCCTGCTATGGCACCCTCCCAGGCAGCCCACCTCGTGGACCTGATGGGGGACCCTGTGGAGGCGGCGCCGGCCGATGTCAGCGCCGGACTCCCTCAGCCGCTCCTCGACTTTGACGACCTGCCTGAGCCCCCCGCCTCCTTCTGCCAGGGCCCGGATGGGATGGATGACCCGGCTCACCAGGTGGACCTGGGGGGCCCACACGAAATGGGCCTCAGCTACCAGCACACGCTGGTGCAGGCCGGGGGCTCTGACAGCCGAGAACTGGATGATGGTCAACTGCTCATGACCAACGGGGACTCGTTGCTCAAAGAGAGCACCCAG GCGAGCGAGGGTTacttcagccaatcacaggaggAGGAGTTCGCCCAATCGGAAGACTGCTCTGCCAAAGCCACTCCGATGCCAGTGTTTTATAACAAACCGCCAG AGATTGACATAACTTGCTGGGACACAGACCCCGTGGTGGAAGATGACGACTAA